In the genome of Myxococcus stipitatus, one region contains:
- a CDS encoding site-2 protease family protein: protein MRETRGAWKVGSLRGIPIRVHVSLLLVLPLLAYLFSGAFRRAAEVANVPTAQLTGVVPVLWGLGVAVALFVSILVHELAHTLFALSRGGQVRSITLMMVGGVSELSEPPHKPRDEALMALVGPLASLALAGLFGLLAMAVAGMGPFHLQFACFYLAGLNLFLGLFNLLPAFPMDGGRILRALLVGKLGAVRATRVAALVGRGFAVLFAVWGLVTLNPFLLVIAFFIFMGAEGEARQARMKAVLERVKVAELMTPRLAGVELGASLEQALWDLRRERRVALPVTEAGRPVGWVGVEDVRGVPDAERLSKTAREVLRPLPVVSMDENGWRALQRLGDSAVPLLAVVDADERLAGTLDVDDVQRGMALHQTREERAEREARRWRQERPA, encoded by the coding sequence ATGCGCGAGACGCGAGGTGCTTGGAAGGTGGGCTCGCTGCGCGGCATTCCCATCCGGGTGCACGTTTCGCTGCTGCTGGTACTGCCGCTGCTGGCGTATCTCTTCAGCGGCGCGTTCCGGAGGGCGGCGGAGGTGGCGAACGTTCCCACCGCGCAGCTGACGGGGGTGGTGCCCGTGCTGTGGGGGCTGGGCGTGGCGGTGGCGCTGTTCGTGTCGATTCTCGTCCACGAGCTGGCGCACACGCTGTTCGCGCTGAGCCGGGGCGGGCAGGTGCGGTCGATTACGCTGATGATGGTGGGCGGCGTGTCGGAGCTGTCGGAGCCGCCGCACAAGCCTCGGGATGAGGCGCTGATGGCGCTGGTGGGGCCGCTGGCGAGCCTGGCATTGGCCGGGCTCTTCGGCCTCCTGGCGATGGCCGTCGCGGGCATGGGCCCGTTCCATCTCCAGTTCGCGTGTTTCTACCTGGCGGGCCTCAACCTCTTCCTGGGGCTGTTCAACCTGCTGCCGGCGTTCCCCATGGATGGGGGGCGGATTCTGCGGGCGCTGCTGGTGGGGAAGCTGGGGGCGGTGCGCGCGACGCGGGTGGCAGCACTCGTGGGCCGAGGCTTCGCGGTGCTGTTCGCCGTGTGGGGCCTGGTGACGCTCAATCCCTTCCTGCTGGTGATTGCGTTCTTCATCTTCATGGGCGCGGAGGGAGAGGCGCGACAGGCGCGGATGAAGGCGGTGCTGGAGCGGGTGAAGGTGGCGGAGTTGATGACGCCGCGACTGGCGGGCGTGGAGCTGGGCGCGTCGCTGGAGCAGGCGCTGTGGGACCTGCGTCGTGAGCGGCGCGTGGCGCTGCCGGTGACGGAGGCGGGGAGGCCCGTGGGGTGGGTGGGCGTGGAGGACGTGCGCGGTGTCCCTGACGCGGAGCGGCTGTCGAAGACCGCGCGCGAGGTGCTGCGTCCGCTGCCCGTGGTGTCGATGGACGAGAACGGCTGGCGCGCGCTCCAGCGTCTGGGGGACAGCGCGGTGCCGTTGCTCGCGGTGGTCGATGCCGACGAGCGGTTGGCGGGGACGCTGGATGTCGACGACGTGCAGCGCGGGATGGCACTGCACCAGACGCGCGAAGAGCGCGCCGAGCGCGAGGCCCGGCGCTGGCGCCAGGAGCGTCCCGCGTAG
- a CDS encoding aminotransferase class I/II-fold pyridoxal phosphate-dependent enzyme encodes MPTYPSSPREAFHLLRALSEDLTHPERRARAKVELRELAELARDQPESAPLRLVTVTVAVGASQERLELFLLPSIFAPESWAYTFLEGLLSVPLDEYAGKRLVEVGAGSGWICIALAKFTRLSQVHGADLNPHSPVVARCNAWLNGDESLVSRLSFGESDLLRGVPAEPGWDFVVGCIPQVLRTEELPEELSQADEQELYDLSNYCTLQNVYEDHFGLGLIARLLDEAPERLSPSGRLLLNLAGRPGRPIIDRMFTRRGFSTRVRVARRVRQAADTDIRPLVALEQRTGREFEFFMEARSPEPLRAATALGWLQAGHAVWHEVAVWEAHLTRPRETLALRQSLRELGIASLQEELDLGAASPEQLGFVAALAKRLAGGPLLPYAHEAGDASFRRQLVRYLERYFGLRLGQDELFVAPEREQAVYSLLMATCDVGDEVLVSRNLHPLYARALEKAGVRATVTHTTLEEIRRLLSAFDVKMVLLTVEKGERTNLSVLRDIIAEAGRRGIWVVLDESAFFNITGEVEPLTLFEFLAREPYAPNLVVLYGLVKNAVWPDLELTLLLPVPEPLRADLEVAAEVTYSRISTLAQWFYERTFADLLSFRISFAEPEPPGPRRSPVSPLPRSSRIRALSGFPAFAPKVFREDDAELVRLDYGENEGPLPQSLVEGLIAAAAAPREDRAQTGLTETVAAYLLETRAARYAPEELVVAPGVWPLIHHFGVALRRRLGRAPRVFVATPCYGVLPPTFVSAGCQVEQGTLAELLGRRGQGAPDAVVISQPSNPTGVYVAREELVALANYVVEQRCLLVSDEIFGLVNLTSPTAETVHSPVTLEGAVPGVGARTVVLGGLSKEFAAGGLRVGWLASRDRALAAAVREAGPGVLHLVTARAAAYLYAAYVRSPEGQLLYGTRHRSLRTFLTKMRRELAEKRELLAQALSADGRSSDAGDAGGLFLAPRMTSWLGRVVDGVRLTPENLPRVVYEHTHVVLNGGPWCSDPERVRAVFSIPQEKLAKACERLKAFGAKVQQGS; translated from the coding sequence ATGCCGACCTATCCGTCGTCTCCTCGAGAGGCCTTTCATCTGCTGCGCGCGTTGTCCGAGGATTTGACCCACCCGGAGCGCAGGGCCCGCGCGAAGGTGGAGTTGCGCGAGCTGGCGGAGCTGGCCCGGGACCAGCCCGAGTCCGCGCCGCTGCGACTGGTGACGGTGACGGTGGCGGTGGGCGCCTCGCAGGAGCGGCTGGAGCTGTTCCTGTTGCCCTCCATCTTCGCGCCGGAGTCCTGGGCCTATACGTTCCTGGAAGGACTGCTCAGCGTCCCGTTGGATGAGTACGCCGGCAAGCGGCTGGTGGAGGTGGGCGCGGGCTCGGGGTGGATCTGCATCGCGCTGGCGAAGTTCACGCGTCTGTCACAGGTCCATGGCGCGGACCTCAATCCGCACTCGCCCGTGGTGGCCCGCTGCAATGCGTGGCTCAACGGGGACGAGAGCCTGGTCTCCCGGCTGTCCTTCGGTGAGAGCGACCTGTTGCGCGGCGTGCCCGCGGAGCCCGGCTGGGACTTCGTGGTGGGGTGCATTCCCCAGGTGCTGCGCACGGAGGAGCTGCCCGAGGAGCTGTCCCAGGCGGATGAGCAGGAGCTGTACGACCTGTCCAACTACTGCACGCTCCAGAACGTCTACGAGGACCACTTCGGCCTGGGGCTCATCGCGCGGCTGCTCGACGAGGCCCCCGAGCGGCTCTCGCCCTCCGGCCGACTGCTCCTCAACCTGGCGGGCCGTCCGGGGCGCCCCATCATCGACCGCATGTTCACCCGTCGCGGCTTCTCCACGCGGGTGCGGGTGGCGAGGCGGGTGCGTCAGGCGGCGGACACGGACATCCGCCCGCTCGTGGCGCTGGAGCAGCGCACGGGGCGCGAGTTCGAGTTCTTCATGGAGGCTCGCAGCCCGGAGCCCTTGCGCGCGGCCACCGCGCTGGGCTGGCTCCAGGCGGGGCACGCGGTGTGGCACGAGGTGGCGGTGTGGGAGGCGCACCTGACGCGCCCGCGCGAGACGCTGGCCCTGCGCCAGTCCCTGCGTGAGCTGGGCATCGCCTCGCTCCAGGAGGAGCTGGACCTGGGCGCCGCGTCACCCGAGCAGCTGGGCTTCGTCGCGGCGCTCGCGAAGCGCCTGGCCGGTGGCCCCCTGCTGCCGTACGCGCACGAGGCGGGAGATGCCTCCTTCCGACGGCAATTGGTGCGCTACCTGGAGCGCTACTTCGGCCTGCGGCTGGGGCAGGACGAGCTGTTCGTCGCGCCCGAGCGCGAGCAGGCGGTGTACTCGCTGCTGATGGCCACGTGTGACGTGGGCGACGAGGTGCTGGTCTCCCGCAACCTGCATCCGCTCTACGCGCGGGCCCTGGAGAAGGCGGGCGTGCGCGCCACGGTGACGCACACGACGCTGGAGGAGATTCGCCGGCTGCTGTCCGCGTTCGACGTGAAGATGGTGCTGCTCACGGTGGAGAAGGGCGAGCGCACCAACCTCTCCGTGCTGCGCGACATCATCGCGGAGGCGGGGCGGCGCGGCATCTGGGTGGTGCTGGACGAGAGCGCCTTCTTCAACATCACCGGCGAGGTGGAGCCGCTCACGCTGTTCGAGTTCCTGGCGCGCGAGCCCTACGCCCCCAACCTCGTCGTGCTCTACGGCCTGGTGAAGAACGCGGTGTGGCCGGACCTGGAGCTGACGCTGCTGTTGCCCGTGCCGGAGCCGCTGCGCGCGGACCTCGAGGTCGCGGCCGAGGTGACGTACTCGCGCATCAGCACACTGGCGCAGTGGTTCTACGAGCGCACGTTCGCGGACCTGCTGTCCTTCCGCATCTCCTTCGCGGAGCCGGAGCCGCCGGGGCCTCGGCGCTCGCCGGTGTCGCCGCTGCCGCGCTCGTCTCGCATCCGCGCGCTGTCGGGCTTCCCCGCGTTCGCGCCCAAGGTGTTCCGCGAGGACGACGCGGAGCTGGTGCGGCTGGACTACGGCGAGAACGAAGGGCCGCTGCCGCAGTCGCTGGTGGAGGGGCTCATCGCCGCCGCCGCCGCGCCGCGCGAGGACCGTGCCCAGACGGGCCTGACGGAGACGGTGGCCGCCTATCTCCTGGAGACACGCGCCGCGCGGTACGCGCCGGAGGAGCTGGTGGTGGCGCCGGGCGTCTGGCCGCTCATCCATCACTTCGGCGTGGCGCTGCGCAGGCGCTTGGGCCGTGCGCCGCGCGTCTTCGTGGCGACGCCTTGCTACGGCGTGCTGCCGCCGACCTTCGTCTCCGCGGGATGCCAGGTGGAGCAGGGGACCCTCGCGGAGCTGCTGGGGCGGCGAGGGCAGGGCGCGCCCGACGCGGTCGTCATCTCGCAGCCGTCGAACCCCACGGGCGTCTACGTGGCGCGCGAGGAGCTGGTGGCGCTGGCCAACTACGTCGTGGAGCAGCGGTGCCTGCTGGTGTCCGACGAAATCTTCGGACTGGTGAACCTCACCAGCCCCACGGCCGAGACGGTGCACAGCCCCGTGACGCTGGAGGGCGCGGTGCCGGGCGTGGGGGCTCGCACGGTGGTGCTGGGCGGATTGTCGAAGGAGTTCGCGGCGGGAGGGTTGCGCGTGGGCTGGCTGGCCTCGAGGGACAGGGCGCTGGCGGCGGCGGTGCGAGAGGCGGGGCCCGGGGTGCTGCACCTGGTCACCGCGCGCGCGGCGGCGTACCTGTACGCGGCCTATGTGCGAAGCCCGGAGGGACAGCTGCTCTACGGGACGCGGCACCGCTCCCTGCGCACCTTCCTGACGAAGATGCGCCGCGAGCTGGCGGAGAAGCGGGAGCTGCTGGCCCAGGCCTTGTCCGCGGATGGGCGCTCCTCGGACGCGGGGGACGCGGGCGGACTCTTCCTCGCGCCCCGCATGACGTCCTGGCTGGGCCGCGTGGTGGACGGGGTGCGGCTCACGCCGGAGAACCTGCCTCGCGTCGTCTACGAGCACACGCACGTGGTGCTCAACGGCGGGCCGTGGTGCTCGGACCCGGAGCGGGTGCGCGCCGTCTTCTCCATCCCCCAGGAGAAGCTGGCGAAGGCGTGCGAGCGACTGAAGGCGTTCGGCGCGAAGGTCCAGCAGGGCTCCTGA
- a CDS encoding ABC transporter ATP-binding protein gives MSEPEPRAVIELVGVHKSFGAQQVLRGVDLVVREGSTCVLLGVSGSGKTVLMKHVDGLLTPDQGQVRVEGEDLSRLDAAGLARVRRKLGILFQGGALFDSLSVEDNVAFPLRERLGLPESEVLARVRRVLAWVGLEEAASLLPAELSGGMLKRAAFARAVVMEPRILLYDDPTAGLDPLKTQSVVEVILTGKQQLNATSLVITPDVATAFQVGDSLALLHEGRIVEHSAPSVFRESPHPAVRAFLHDWLTRRARHAGHSDSSAPAPH, from the coding sequence ATGAGCGAGCCTGAGCCGCGCGCGGTCATCGAGCTGGTGGGCGTGCACAAGTCGTTCGGCGCGCAGCAGGTGCTTCGCGGCGTGGACCTGGTGGTGCGTGAGGGCTCCACGTGCGTGCTGCTGGGGGTGTCCGGCTCCGGCAAGACGGTGCTGATGAAGCACGTGGACGGGCTGCTGACGCCGGACCAGGGCCAGGTGCGCGTGGAGGGCGAGGACCTCTCACGCCTGGACGCGGCGGGGCTGGCGCGCGTGCGCCGCAAGCTGGGCATCCTGTTCCAGGGCGGGGCCCTGTTCGACTCGCTCAGCGTCGAGGACAACGTGGCCTTCCCGCTGCGCGAGCGGCTGGGGCTCCCCGAGAGCGAGGTGCTGGCGCGCGTGCGGCGCGTGCTGGCCTGGGTGGGCCTGGAGGAGGCCGCGTCGCTGCTGCCCGCGGAGCTGTCCGGAGGCATGCTCAAGCGCGCGGCGTTCGCTCGCGCCGTCGTCATGGAGCCTCGCATCCTCCTCTACGACGACCCCACGGCGGGGCTGGACCCGCTCAAGACGCAGTCCGTCGTGGAGGTCATCCTCACGGGCAAGCAACAGTTGAATGCCACCTCGCTCGTCATCACCCCGGATGTGGCCACCGCGTTCCAGGTCGGCGATTCCCTGGCGCTGCTGCACGAAGGGCGCATCGTCGAACACTCCGCCCCGTCGGTGTTCCGCGAATCCCCGCATCCCGCCGTGCGTGCCTTTCTTCATGATTGGCTGACGCGCCGCGCCCGCCATGCGGGGCACTCCGACTCCTCCGCGCCCGCCCCCCATTGA
- a CDS encoding class I SAM-dependent methyltransferase, whose protein sequence is MPNLLDLPRQALMDLRSRLSHLPLVSQLPLRNVVPDSLSLSSPMPQDTALADPARVLAWQKACERYVMPGHVVMDVCSGTGLRTFLAASRRPRHLYAVDGSRLLDTTRWVARRNGLEDIDFVRAHPWNFQTPEKVDVLLHELLGEALFDAGLVPRMLDLRSRLLKPGGRILPNRFEVFVEPVQLRDEACIPFIWSQRFPSVDYSCLQTLREAMNPSYFTRVVRSYEVDHLLCEPEPVFAFDLETMTADGLPHRVRFERPVTEEGRVDGFCLFYKVAFDAELSFTVSPLRGQNHAGMTFLRVDSREFERYETLAFELEMANPADVRTWRWNFF, encoded by the coding sequence ATGCCCAATCTGCTCGACCTGCCGCGGCAGGCATTGATGGACCTGCGTTCTCGTTTGAGCCACCTCCCCCTGGTCTCGCAGCTTCCCTTGCGCAACGTGGTGCCGGACAGTCTGTCTTTGTCGAGCCCCATGCCCCAGGACACCGCGCTGGCGGACCCCGCCCGGGTGCTGGCGTGGCAGAAGGCCTGTGAGCGATATGTGATGCCCGGGCACGTGGTGATGGATGTGTGCTCGGGGACGGGGCTGCGCACCTTCCTGGCCGCCTCGCGCCGCCCCAGGCACCTGTACGCGGTGGATGGCTCACGCCTCCTCGACACGACGCGTTGGGTGGCACGACGCAACGGGTTGGAAGACATTGACTTCGTGCGGGCGCACCCCTGGAACTTCCAGACGCCGGAGAAGGTGGACGTGCTGCTGCACGAGCTGCTGGGGGAGGCGCTGTTCGACGCGGGGCTGGTGCCTCGGATGTTGGACTTGCGCTCGCGGCTGCTCAAGCCCGGAGGCCGCATCCTGCCCAACCGCTTCGAGGTCTTCGTGGAGCCGGTGCAGCTTCGCGACGAAGCGTGCATCCCCTTCATCTGGAGCCAGCGCTTCCCCAGCGTGGACTACAGCTGCCTGCAGACGCTGCGCGAGGCGATGAACCCGTCGTACTTCACCCGCGTGGTGCGCTCGTACGAGGTGGACCACCTGCTGTGCGAGCCGGAGCCCGTCTTCGCCTTCGACCTGGAGACGATGACGGCGGATGGCCTGCCGCACCGCGTCCGCTTCGAGCGGCCGGTGACGGAGGAGGGGCGCGTGGATGGCTTCTGCCTCTTCTACAAGGTGGCCTTCGACGCGGAGCTGTCCTTCACGGTGTCGCCGCTGCGAGGACAGAACCACGCGGGCATGACGTTCCTGCGCGTGGACTCGCGGGAGTTCGAGCGCTACGAGACGCTGGCCTTCGAGCTGGAGATGGCGAACCCCGCCGACGTGCGCACCTGGCGGTGGAACTTCTTCTGA
- a CDS encoding wax ester/triacylglycerol synthase family O-acyltransferase — MATQERMSSVDALWFHMETPANLMMITVVLGFEGRLDFERLRGLVITRLLERYPRFRQRVVLGRLGAPHWEDAEDFDLDAHLVRLPVPAPGDRAAQEALVSEWMSTPLERSRPLWQVHVLEGAEGGDVLLARLHHCISDGIALARVLLTLTDGEGVQAVAPESAWARPRTSEAGLGRWMRGALAMAGTARTVLRKGAELAAEPILAGDLMRQGALGAAALGKLMVIPPDPRTPLRGALGPQKRAAWSTPIPLERVKRAGEALGGTVNDVLLAVLSGALRRYLTARNVPPEDLHALVPVNLRPLDEPVPRELGNRFGVVFLRLPLHADTPRRRLREVARRMAAVKKSPEAVVTFSALELLGYTPAPLERMVVDVVGSKASLVATNVPGPRQPVSLAGVRLRELTFWVPQAARLGVGVSLFSYAGQVTVGVAADVLRVPDPRVLIQDFHDELEALMGEAASAVEA; from the coding sequence ATGGCGACGCAGGAGCGGATGTCGAGCGTGGACGCGCTCTGGTTCCACATGGAGACGCCCGCCAACCTGATGATGATCACCGTCGTGCTGGGCTTCGAGGGGCGGCTCGACTTCGAGCGCCTGCGCGGCCTGGTCATCACGCGGCTGCTGGAGCGCTATCCGCGCTTCCGGCAGCGGGTGGTGCTGGGGCGGCTGGGCGCGCCGCACTGGGAGGACGCGGAGGACTTCGACCTCGACGCGCACCTGGTCCGCTTGCCCGTCCCGGCTCCAGGAGACCGCGCCGCCCAGGAGGCGCTGGTGAGCGAGTGGATGAGCACTCCGCTGGAGCGCTCGCGTCCGCTGTGGCAGGTCCACGTGCTCGAAGGCGCCGAGGGCGGGGACGTGCTGCTGGCGCGGCTGCACCACTGCATCTCTGATGGCATCGCCCTGGCGCGGGTGCTGCTCACGCTCACCGATGGCGAGGGTGTCCAGGCGGTGGCTCCGGAGTCCGCGTGGGCGCGCCCGAGGACCTCGGAGGCGGGGCTGGGGCGGTGGATGCGCGGGGCCCTCGCGATGGCGGGCACGGCGCGCACGGTGCTCCGCAAGGGCGCGGAGCTCGCGGCCGAGCCCATCCTCGCAGGGGACCTGATGCGGCAGGGCGCGCTGGGCGCGGCGGCGCTGGGGAAGTTGATGGTGATTCCGCCGGACCCTCGCACGCCGCTGCGCGGGGCCCTGGGGCCCCAGAAGCGCGCCGCGTGGTCGACGCCCATCCCCTTGGAGCGCGTGAAGCGGGCGGGCGAGGCGCTGGGCGGGACGGTCAACGACGTGCTGCTCGCGGTGCTCTCGGGGGCGCTGCGGCGCTACCTGACGGCGCGCAACGTGCCTCCCGAGGACCTGCATGCGCTGGTGCCGGTGAACCTCCGCCCGCTCGACGAGCCCGTGCCGCGAGAGCTGGGCAACCGCTTTGGCGTGGTGTTCCTGCGGCTGCCGCTGCACGCGGACACGCCTCGGCGCAGGCTGCGGGAGGTGGCTCGGCGCATGGCGGCGGTGAAGAAGTCGCCCGAGGCCGTGGTGACATTCAGCGCGCTGGAGCTGCTGGGGTACACGCCCGCGCCGCTCGAGCGGATGGTGGTGGACGTCGTCGGCTCGAAGGCGTCGCTGGTGGCGACGAACGTGCCCGGGCCTCGGCAGCCCGTGTCGCTTGCGGGGGTGAGGCTGCGCGAGCTCACCTTCTGGGTGCCCCAGGCGGCGCGGCTCGGCGTGGGGGTGAGCCTCTTCAGCTACGCGGGCCAGGTGACGGTGGGCGTGGCCGCGGATGTCCTCCGCGTGCCGGACCCGCGCGTGCTCATCCAGGACTTCCACGACGAGCTGGAGGCGCTGATGGGGGAGGCGGCGAGCGCCGTGGAGGCGTGA
- a CDS encoding sigma-54 dependent transcriptional regulator: MSEALKGTVLLVDDDPAVSKVLGALLAQAGLTTYAAKDGEEALAHLERKPVDVVVSDVRMPGMDGMRLLTEIARNWPDVPVILLTAHGTVPLAVEAMKAGAADFVLKPFDREEILFTIRKALLRAHGDEANEPLRTPSAFVGGSRRMQDVQALLAKAAAGMATVLLRGESGTGKELAAKAVHDGSPRRAGPFVKLHCAALPDTLLESELFGYEKGAFTGAATRKPGRVELAHGGTLFLDEIGDISPTVQVKLLRVIQERELERLGGTQTLKVDVRFVAATHQPLEYLVKQGRFREDLFYRLNVVPLWLPSLRERPEDIEPLARHFLDAHAKTNARPPFTLTAEGLAVLQAQPWPGNVRQLQNFLERLVVLADGQTLTGEDVMRELARQPGLSSPVPPASHATPTAPESGAQATGSESGRTLESQRKDMERQAMVDALKRAGDNRTLAARLLGISRRTLYNKLEEHGLM, translated from the coding sequence GTGAGCGAGGCGTTGAAGGGGACCGTACTGCTGGTGGACGACGACCCGGCCGTGTCCAAGGTGCTGGGCGCGCTGCTGGCCCAGGCCGGGCTGACGACCTACGCCGCCAAGGATGGCGAGGAAGCGCTCGCGCACCTGGAACGAAAGCCCGTCGACGTCGTGGTGAGTGACGTGCGCATGCCCGGCATGGATGGCATGCGGCTCTTGACGGAAATCGCCAGGAACTGGCCCGACGTCCCCGTCATCCTGCTCACCGCGCATGGCACCGTGCCGCTGGCGGTGGAGGCCATGAAGGCGGGCGCCGCGGACTTCGTGCTCAAGCCCTTCGACCGGGAGGAGATTCTCTTCACCATCCGCAAGGCGCTGCTGCGAGCGCACGGAGACGAGGCGAACGAGCCCCTGCGCACCCCCAGCGCCTTCGTGGGCGGCAGCCGTCGGATGCAGGACGTGCAGGCCCTGCTCGCGAAGGCCGCCGCGGGCATGGCCACGGTGCTGCTGCGCGGCGAGTCCGGCACGGGCAAGGAGCTGGCGGCGAAGGCGGTCCACGACGGCAGTCCCCGCCGCGCCGGGCCCTTCGTGAAGCTGCACTGCGCGGCGCTGCCGGACACGCTGCTGGAGAGCGAGCTGTTCGGCTACGAGAAGGGCGCGTTCACCGGAGCGGCCACGCGCAAGCCCGGCCGCGTGGAGCTGGCGCACGGGGGCACGCTGTTCCTCGATGAAATCGGCGACATCTCCCCCACCGTGCAGGTGAAGCTGCTGCGAGTCATCCAGGAGCGGGAGCTGGAGCGACTCGGCGGCACCCAGACGCTGAAGGTGGACGTGCGCTTCGTCGCGGCGACCCACCAGCCCCTCGAGTACCTGGTGAAGCAGGGCCGCTTCCGCGAGGACCTCTTCTACCGCCTCAACGTGGTGCCGCTGTGGCTGCCCTCCCTGCGCGAGCGCCCCGAGGACATCGAGCCCCTGGCGAGGCACTTCCTGGACGCCCACGCGAAGACCAACGCCAGGCCGCCCTTCACCCTCACCGCCGAGGGCCTCGCGGTGCTCCAGGCCCAGCCCTGGCCCGGCAACGTGCGTCAGCTCCAGAACTTCCTGGAGCGGCTGGTGGTGCTCGCGGACGGACAGACGCTGACGGGAGAGGACGTGATGCGTGAGCTGGCCCGCCAGCCCGGGCTCTCGAGCCCCGTCCCCCCCGCGTCCCACGCCACCCCCACAGCCCCCGAGTCGGGAGCCCAGGCCACGGGCTCCGAGTCGGGACGCACGCTGGAGTCCCAGCGCAAGGACATGGAGCGGCAGGCCATGGTGGACGCCTTGAAGCGCGCGGGAGACAACCGCACGCTCGCCGCCCGTCTGCTCGGCATCAGCCGCCGCACGCTCTACAACAAGCTGGAGGAGCACGGCCTGATGTAG
- a CDS encoding two-component system sensor histidine kinase NtrB: MTSGMWLNLIACAGLLALAGLVLARVGRNPLALPLSLLSITLSTWNITNFEIERSGEPGWRVMSFVAMVMTLPSTLHFILTFVGRRRRSAWAMYGTYGVMGALSLVLLATLGAPALTAKLSTWHIGLIATVLTAPPLCGGFALLVLHLRDAKHPDERARAGLVVVGLGLLVGMMLTEFAGELGLSQVPRLGNAGTLLGLPMMTLAALRIGLFERDVGAEAPWMALVAVPLAGVGVLAYLAVFRLFAAQVSVLVVLTTAITFALLAAARRGVTAFVTRGERMNRLATLGRFSAQMAHDLKNPIAALKGAAQYLKEEHARGQSWDHQGEFLDLMLDQIDRLGRVVDTYQRMARVEPRPHPVDLGRLVEGVLSLQSFASPGQTTIRRDLEPGLPPCAADADLLSNAVENLVRNGIEAMPRGGTLTVRTLRDGKALAVEVEDTGEGMDARTRERAFDDFFTTKASGSGLGLAFVRRVVEAHGGTVRLTSREGHGTVVRLRLPEAVPHAGNGIEGEAA, encoded by the coding sequence ATGACGAGCGGGATGTGGCTCAACCTCATCGCCTGCGCCGGGCTGCTCGCGCTCGCGGGCCTGGTGCTCGCGCGCGTGGGGCGCAACCCGCTCGCGCTGCCGCTGTCGCTGCTGTCCATCACCCTCTCCACCTGGAACATCACCAACTTCGAAATCGAGCGCTCGGGAGAGCCCGGCTGGCGGGTGATGAGCTTCGTCGCCATGGTGATGACCCTCCCCAGCACCCTGCACTTCATCCTCACCTTCGTGGGGCGACGCAGGCGCTCGGCGTGGGCCATGTACGGCACCTACGGCGTCATGGGCGCGCTCTCCCTGGTGCTGCTCGCCACGCTCGGCGCCCCCGCCCTGACCGCGAAGCTGTCGACCTGGCATATCGGCCTCATCGCCACCGTGCTCACCGCCCCTCCCCTGTGCGGAGGCTTCGCGCTGCTGGTCCTGCACCTGCGAGACGCCAAGCACCCCGATGAGCGAGCCCGCGCGGGACTCGTCGTCGTGGGCCTGGGCCTGCTCGTGGGGATGATGTTGACGGAGTTCGCGGGGGAGCTGGGCCTGTCGCAGGTGCCTCGGCTGGGCAACGCGGGGACGCTGCTGGGCCTCCCCATGATGACGCTGGCCGCGCTGCGCATCGGCCTCTTCGAGCGCGACGTGGGCGCCGAGGCCCCTTGGATGGCCCTGGTCGCCGTGCCCCTGGCGGGCGTGGGCGTGCTGGCCTACCTCGCCGTCTTCCGCCTCTTCGCCGCGCAGGTCAGCGTGCTCGTGGTCCTCACCACGGCCATCACCTTCGCGCTGCTCGCGGCCGCGCGCCGAGGCGTCACCGCCTTCGTCACCCGCGGCGAGCGGATGAACCGCCTGGCCACCCTGGGCCGCTTCTCCGCGCAGATGGCGCACGACCTGAAGAACCCCATCGCCGCGCTGAAGGGCGCCGCGCAGTACCTCAAGGAAGAGCACGCGCGAGGCCAGTCCTGGGACCACCAGGGCGAGTTCCTGGACCTGATGCTGGACCAGATAGACCGGCTGGGGCGCGTGGTGGACACCTACCAGCGCATGGCCCGCGTCGAGCCCCGCCCCCACCCCGTGGACCTGGGCCGGCTCGTCGAGGGAGTCCTGTCACTCCAGTCCTTCGCGAGCCCCGGCCAGACGACCATCCGCCGCGACCTGGAGCCGGGCCTTCCCCCGTGCGCCGCGGACGCGGACCTGCTGTCCAACGCCGTGGAGAACCTGGTGCGCAACGGCATCGAGGCCATGCCTCGGGGCGGAACCCTCACCGTGCGCACGCTGCGCGACGGCAAGGCCCTGGCGGTGGAGGTGGAGGACACCGGCGAGGGCATGGACGCGCGCACGAGGGAGCGCGCCTTCGACGACTTCTTCACCACCAAGGCCTCCGGGAGTGGCCTCGGGTTGGCGTTCGTTCGCCGGGTGGTGGAGGCGCACGGGGGCACGGTGCGTCTGACAAGCCGGGAGGGACACGGTACGGTGGTGCGCCTGCGCCTGCCGGAAGCCGTCCCGCACGCCGGCAATGGAATCGAAGGAGAGGCCGCGTGA